In Numida meleagris isolate 19003 breed g44 Domestic line chromosome 3, NumMel1.0, whole genome shotgun sequence, the following are encoded in one genomic region:
- the PRPH2 gene encoding peripherin-2, which produces MALLKVKFNQKKRVKLAQGLWLMNWFSVFAGIIVFSMGLFLKIELRKRSEVMDNSESHFVPNSLILMGILSCAFNGFAGKICYDSLDPAKFAKWKPLLKPYLALCFFFNILIFFVALICFLMRGSLESTLAQGLKNSMKFYRDTDTPGRCFMKKTIDMLQIEFKCCGNNGFKDWFEIQWISNRYLDFSSKEVKDRIKSNVDGRYLVDGVPFSCCNPSSPRPCIQYQVTNNSAHYSYDYQTEELNLWSRGCREALLHYYSSMMSSMGAVVLLVWLFEMSVMVGLRLLHTSLESITNPEDPECESEGWILENSLKDTLKSALESLKKIGKFNQVEAGAEGAEGEEAGKTPAITTVS; this is translated from the exons ATGGCACTGCTGAAAGTCAAATTCAACCAGAAGAAACGGGTAAAACTAGCCCAGGGACTATGGCTCATGAACTGGTTTTCAGTGTTTGCCGGAATCATTGTTTTTAGCATGGGGTTGTTCCTCAAAATTGAGCTCCGGAAGCGAAGCGAAGTGATGGACAATTCTGAAAGCCATTTTGTGCCCAATTCTTTGATATTGATGGGTATATTATCCTGCGCCTTCAATGGTTTTGCTGGCAAAATTTGTTACGATTCTCTGGATCCTGCTAAATTTGCCAAGTGGAAGCCTTTGCTGAAACCTTACCTGGCACtatgttttttcttcaacatACTCATCTTCTTTGTCGCTCTGATTTGCTTTCTCATGCGGGGCTCCTTGGAGAGCACGCTGGCTCAGGGGCTGAAGAACAGCATGAAGTTCTACCGGGACACAGACACCCCTGGAAGGTGCTTCATGAAGAAGACAATTGACATGCTCCAAATTGAGTTTAAATGCTGTGGGAACAATGGCTTCAAAGATTGGTTTGAAATTCAGTGGATCAGCAACAGATACCTGGACTTCAGCTCCAAAGAAGTGAAAGA CCGAATCAAAAGCAACGTGGATGGAAGGTACCTGGTTGATGGCGTccccttcagctgctgcaacCCCAGCTCCCCAAGGCCCTGCATCCAGTACCAGGTCACCAACAACTCGGCTCACTACAGCTACGACTACCAGACGGAGGAGCTCAACCTCTGGAGCCGCGGCTGCCGGGAAGCCCTCTTGCACTACTACAGCAGCATGATGAGCTCCATGGGTGCCGTCGTCCTCCTTGTCTGGCTTTTTGAG ATGTCCGTGATGGTTGGCTTACGTCTTTTGCACACCTCTCTGGAAAGCATCACAAATCCTGAAGACCCTGAGTGTGAAAGTGAAGGGTGGATTCTAGAGAACAGCCTGAAAGACACTCTGAAGTCTGCACTGGAGAGCTTGA